Proteins encoded within one genomic window of Bos mutus isolate GX-2022 chromosome 9, NWIPB_WYAK_1.1, whole genome shotgun sequence:
- the LATS1 gene encoding serine/threonine-protein kinase LATS1 gives MKRSEKPEGYRQMRPKTFPASNYTGSSRQMLQEIRESLRNLSKPSDAAKAEQNMGKMSSEDPRQVRNPPKFGMHHKALLEIRNSLQPFANETSRSPSEVNPQMLQDLQAAGFDEDMVIQALQKTNNRSIEAAIEFISKMSYQDPRREQMAAAAARPVNANLKPGSVQQSINRKQSWKGSKESLVPQRHGPPLGESVAYRSESPNSQTDVGRPLSGSGITAFTPAHPSNGQRVNPPPPPQVRSVTPPPPPRGQTPPPRGTTPPPPSWEPNSQTKRYSGNMDYVISRISPVPPGAWQEGYPPPPLNTSPMNPPNQGQRGINSVPVGRQPIIMQSSNKFNFPPGRPGIQNGSGQTDFMMHQNVVPAGAVNRQPPPPYPLTPTNGQSPSALQTGGSAAPSSYTNGNIPQGMMVPNRNSHNMELYNINIPGLQTTWPQSSSAPAQSSPSSGHEIPTWQPNIPVRSNSFNNPLGNRTSHSANSQPSATTVTAITPAPIQQPVKSIRVLKPELQTALAPTHPSWIPQPVQSVQPSPFSEGAVMPPVAEAPNYQGPPPPYPKHLLHQNPSVPPYESVSKSSKEDQPSLPKEDESEKSYDNVDTGDKEKKQITTSPITVRKNKKDEERRESRIQSYSPQAFKFFMEQHVENVLKSHQQRLHRKKQLENEMMRVGLSQDAQDQMRKMLCQKESNYIRLKRAKMDKSMFVKIKTLGIGAFGEVCLARKVDTKALYATKTLRKKDVLLRNQVAHVKAERDILAEADNEWVVRLYYSFQDKDNLYFVMDYIPGGDMMSLLIRMGIFPENLARFYIAELTCAVESVHKMGFIHRDIKPDNILIDRDGHIKLTDFGLCTGFRWTHDSKYYQSGDHPRQDSMDFSNEWGDPSNCRCGDRLKPLERRAARQHQRCLAHSLVGTPNYIAPEVLLRTGYTQLCDWWSVGVILFEMLVGQPPFLAQTPFETQVKVINWQTSLHIPPQAKLSPEASDLIIKLCRGPEDRLGKNGADEIKAHPFFKTIDFSSDLRQQSASYIPKITHPTDTSNFDPVDPDKLRSDDNEEENVNDTLNGWYKNGKHPEHAFYEFTFRRFFDDNGYPYNYPKPIEYEYINSQGSEQQSDEDDQHTGSEMKNRDLVYV, from the exons ATGAAGAGGAGTGAAAAGCCAGAAGGATATAGACAAATGAGGCCTAAGACCTTTCCTGCCAGTAACTACACTGGCAGCAGTCGGCAGATGCTGCAAGAAATTCGGGAATCCCTTAGGAACTTATCCAAACCCTCGGATGCTGCTAAGGCTGAGCAAAACATGGGTAAAATGTCATCTGAAGATCCGCGGCAAGTCAGAAATCCACCCAAGTTTGGGATGCATCATAAAGCCTTGCTGGAAATTCGAAACTCTCTACAGccatttgcaaatgaaacaagTCGGAGTCCTTCAGAAGTTAATCCACAAATGCTTCAAGACTTGCAAGCTGCTGGATTTGATGAG GATATGGTTATACAAGCTCTTCAGAAAACTAATAACAGAAGTATAGAAGCCGCAATTgaattcatcagtaaaatgagttATCAAGATCCTCGACGGGAACAGATGGCTGCAGCAGCTGCCAGACCTGTTAATGCCAACTTGAAGCCAG GGAGTGTGCAACAATCAATTAACCGCAAACAAAGCTGGAAGGGTTCTAAAGAATCCTTAGTTCCTCAGAGACATGGTCCACCACTAGGAGAAAGTGTAGCGTACCGTTCTGAAAGTCCCAACTCACAGACAGATGTAGGAAGACCTTTGTCAGGATCTGGTATAACAGCGTTTACTCCAGCTCATCCTAGCAATGGACAGAGAGTGAACCCCCCACCACCTCCTCAAGTAAGGAGTGTCACTCCTCCACCCCCTCCAAGAGGCCAGACTCCCCCTCCAAGAGGTACAACTCCGCCTCCCCCATCATGGGAACCAAACTCTCAAACAAAGCGCTATTCTGGGAACATGGACTACGTCATCTCCCGAATCTCTCCAGTTCCAcctggagcctggcaggaggGCTATCCTCCACCACCTCTTAACACATCCCCGATGAATCCTCCTAATCAGGGACAGAGAGGCATTAATTCTGTTCCTGTTGGCAGACAGCCAATCATCATGCAGAGTTCtaacaaatttaattttccaCCCGGGAGACCTGGAATTCAGAATGGTAGCGGTCAGACTGATTTTATGATGCACCAGAATGTTGTCCCTGCTGGCGCTGTCAATCGGCAGCCACCCCCTCCATATCCTCTGACCCCAACTAATGGACAAAGCCCCTCTGCTTTACAAACAGGGGGTTCTGCTGCTCCATCATCATACACAAATGGGAACATTCCTCAAGGTATGATGGTGCCAAACAGAAATAGTCATAACATGGAACTTTATAACATTAATATACCTGGACTGCAAACAACTTGGCCTCAGTCATCATCTGCTCCTGCCCAGTCATCCCCAAGCAGCGGACATGAAATCCCTACATGGCAACCTAACATACCAGTGAGGTCAAATTCTTTTAATAACCCATTGGGAAACAGAACAAGTCATTCTGCTAATTCTCAACCTTCGGCTACAACAGTCACTGCTATTACACCAGCTCCCATTCAACAGCCTGTGAAAAGTATACGTGTATTGAAACCAGAGCTGCAGACTGCTTTAGCACCTACACACCCTTCTTGGATACCACAGCCTGTTCAGAGTGTCCAACCTAGTCCTTTTTCTGAGGGTGCTGTTATGCCgcctgttgctgaagctccaaactaTCAAGGTCCGCCACCACCTTATCCTAAGCATCTGCTACACCAAAACCCATCTGTTCCTCCATATGAATCGGTCAGTAAGTCTAGCAAAGAGGATCAGCCAAGCTTGCCTAaggaagatgagagtgaaaaaagttatgacaatgTTGATACtggagataaagaaaagaaacagattacCACTTCACCTATCACCGTtaggaaaaacaagaaagatgAAGAGCGAAGGGAATCTCGTATTCAAAGTTATTCTCCTCAGGCATTTAAATTCTTCATGGAGCAACATGTAGAAAATGTGCTCAAATCTCATCAGCAACGTCTACATCGTAAAAAACAATTAGAGAACGAAATGATGCGG GTTGGATTATCTCAAGATGCCCAAGATCAAATGAGAAAGATGCTTTGCCAAAAAGAGTCTAATTACATCCGTCTTAAGAGGGCTAAAATGGACAAGTCTATGTTTGTGAAGATAAAGACATTAGGAATAGGAGCATTTGGTGAAGTCTGTCTAGCAAGAAAAGTAGATACCAAGGCTTTGTATGCAACAAAAACTCTTCGAAAGAAAGATGTTCTGCTTCGAAATCAAGTTGCTCATGTCAAAGCTGAGAGAGATATCCTGGCCGAAGCTGACAACGAATGGGTAGTTCGTCTTTATTATTCATTCCAAGACAAAGACAATTTATACTTTGTAATGGACTATATTCCTGGGGGTGATATGATGAGCCTATTAATTAGAATGGGCATCTTTCCAGAAAATCTGGCACGATTCTACATAGCAGAACTTACCTGTGCAGTCGAAAGTGTTCATAAAATGGGTTTTATTCATAGAGATATTAAACCTGATAACATTTTGATTGATCGTGATGGTCATATTAAATTAACTGACTTCGGCCTCTGCACTGGCTTCAGATGGACACATGACTCTAAGTACTACCAGAGTG GTGACCATCCACGGCAGGATAGCATGGATTTCAGTAATGAATGGGGTGACCCCTCTAACTGTCGATGTGGTGATAGACTGAAACCACTGGAGCGGAGAGCTGCACGCCAGCACCAGCGGTGTCTCGCACATTCTTTGGTTGGGACTCCTAATTATATTGCGCCTGAAGTCTTGTTACGAACAG GCTATACACAGTTGTGTGATTGGTGGAGTGTTGGTGTCATTCTTTTTGAAATGTTGGTAGGACAGCCGCCTTTCTTGGCACAGACACCATTTGAAACACAAGTGAAG GTTATCAACTGGCAAACATCTCTTCACATCCCACCGCAAGCTAAACTGAGTCCTGAAGCCTCTGATCTTATTATTAAACTCTGCCGAGGACCAGAAGATCGCTTAGGCAAGAATGGTGCTGATGAAATAAAAGctcatccattttttaaaacaattgatTTTTCCAGTGACCTGAGACAGCAATCTGCTTCATACATTCCTAAAATCACACACCCAACAGATACATCAAATTTTGATCCTGTTGATCCTGACAAGTTACGGAGTGATGATAATgaggaagaaaatgtaaatgacaCTCTCAACGGATGGTATAAAAATGGAAAGCACCCTGAACATGCTTTCTATGAATTTACCTTTCGGAGGTTTTTTGATGACAATGGCTACCCTTATAATTATCCAAAACCTAttgaatatgaatatattaatTCACAAGGCTCAGAGCAGCAGTCAGATGAAGATGAtcagcacacaggctcagagaTGAAAAATCGTGATCTAGTGTATGTTTGA